A genomic segment from Nonomuraea helvata encodes:
- a CDS encoding DUF6286 domain-containing protein yields the protein MNEHPETEGGPSPALPVTRDRAADRAAVRAFRPNRRIPAIVVAVLLTLLSVLVAAETISALVGRPLRWVPYDRMLGWATSTLWSNPLFLLASAVVALLGLALLATALVPGRPSMAPVRSGDPDVIIGLRPRSVGRALAHAAEEVPGVHSARATVRGHTVAVTPVTSGWDKERFAQEVRAAVLTRLAAMNLVEPYRVAVNVRERK from the coding sequence ATGAACGAGCATCCAGAGACCGAGGGTGGACCTTCCCCGGCGCTCCCGGTGACGCGCGACAGGGCCGCCGACCGCGCGGCGGTGCGGGCGTTCCGCCCGAACCGGAGGATTCCGGCCATCGTCGTGGCCGTCCTGCTGACGCTCCTCAGCGTCCTCGTCGCCGCCGAGACCATCTCCGCGCTGGTGGGCCGCCCGCTGCGCTGGGTGCCGTACGACCGGATGCTCGGCTGGGCCACCTCTACGCTCTGGTCGAACCCGCTGTTCCTGCTGGCCTCGGCGGTCGTGGCGCTGCTCGGGCTGGCGCTGCTGGCCACCGCCCTGGTCCCGGGGCGGCCCAGCATGGCGCCCGTACGCAGCGGGGACCCCGACGTGATCATCGGTCTGCGCCCCAGGAGTGTGGGCAGGGCCCTGGCGCACGCGGCCGAGGAGGTGCCGGGCGTGCACTCGGCCCGCGCCACGGTCCGCGGCCACACGGTCGCGGTCACGCCGGTCACGTCCGGGTGGGACAAGGAGAGGTTCGCTCAGGAGGTGCGCGCCGCCGTGCTCACCAGGCTGGCGGCGATGAACCTCGTGGAGCCGTACCGGGTGGCCGTGAACGTCAGGGAGCGCAAGTGA
- a CDS encoding antibiotic biosynthesis monooxygenase, with protein MSVVKINVLNVPADMREELERRFSNRAGMVESADGFEWFELLRPVEGTERYLVYTRWRSEEDFQKWQQGEAFQRGHAQAAQAAQAQGHGHGHGQGPAATGSELWTFEVAESTGPKSAED; from the coding sequence TTGTCCGTCGTGAAGATCAACGTGCTGAACGTGCCCGCCGACATGCGCGAGGAGCTCGAACGCCGTTTCTCCAACCGCGCGGGGATGGTGGAGTCGGCCGACGGGTTCGAGTGGTTCGAACTGCTGCGGCCGGTGGAGGGCACGGAGCGGTACCTCGTCTACACGCGCTGGCGCAGCGAGGAGGACTTCCAGAAGTGGCAGCAGGGTGAGGCGTTCCAGCGCGGACACGCCCAGGCGGCGCAGGCCGCGCAGGCGCAGGGCCACGGGCACGGCCACGGGCAGGGGCCCGCGGCGACCGGTTCCGAGCTGTGGACGTTCGAGGTCGCCGAGAGCACCGGCCCCAAGTCTGCCGAGGATTAG
- a CDS encoding HD domain-containing protein: MRFDDLVIPDTPACRGALEVAIRYHTPSLLNHSIRAYLWAAAYARGHAIAFDAELLYVSAMLHDIGVVAEFDSHTLPYEEAGGDVAWVFCAGAGWSPERRMRAREVIIRHMWDEVPVEEDPEGHLLELSTGMDISGRRTDEIPEEVRREVLERHPRLEIAKEFSACISEQGARKPSSLAGQFLRSGIVDRIARNPLDA, translated from the coding sequence GTGAGATTCGACGACCTCGTGATCCCGGACACGCCCGCCTGCCGCGGCGCGCTCGAAGTGGCCATCCGCTACCACACGCCCTCGCTGCTCAACCACTCGATCCGCGCCTACCTGTGGGCGGCCGCGTACGCGCGCGGCCACGCGATCGCGTTCGACGCCGAGCTGCTGTACGTGTCGGCCATGCTGCACGACATCGGGGTGGTCGCCGAGTTCGACAGCCACACCCTGCCCTACGAGGAGGCCGGCGGGGATGTCGCGTGGGTGTTCTGCGCCGGGGCCGGCTGGTCGCCCGAGCGGAGGATGCGCGCCCGCGAGGTGATCATCCGGCACATGTGGGACGAGGTCCCGGTGGAGGAGGACCCGGAGGGCCACCTGCTGGAGCTCTCGACCGGCATGGACATCTCGGGCCGCCGTACGGACGAGATCCCCGAGGAGGTGCGGCGGGAGGTCCTCGAACGCCACCCGCGGCTGGAGATCGCCAAAGAGTTCAGCGCGTGCATCTCCGAGCAGGGCGCGCGCAAGCCGTCGAGCCTCGCCGGTCAGTTCCTACGCTCCGGCATCGTGGACCGCATCGCGCGCAACCCGCTGGACGCCTAA
- a CDS encoding heparinase II/III family protein: protein MLAIGGSVSPAHADKVTRTTECQGDWLPGTPTADDVMKGEISLVGLPPFKLGKKINWAASPYGNRSWEFVFQSLRWMGTLVVAYENSGEQRYLDRATEIAKDWVANNRRGARGTKSYVWKDHPVSLRTQPLLCLSMHVKESWLKDSLADHAKLLSDSRLYKKGHNHGMDQDIALMGIGCRYGRKDWADLASRRLTGTVKLDVDSQGALMEQAPRYAVYVYDRLQVAMTNMKACGRKVPGEIAKRAEALKDFVAHSTMPNGYMVPLGDGTAETEPKIDTGTPKQEVKAYRAGYVFGRTAWGKPESAYYSIRFGPGLKFHGHEDHLGVTYYAQGRDILVDGGFHSYEKSSYRYWTLSPEAHNVPTVVGARFRPRTSSKLVGTKYGKGRQSFKLTDKAYGVSRTRSVLVNHGEDLMAVRDTASGGKKIQNLWRFDQALKLLSNGGGKVVLGDGKFKVTLLQFGASCERVGGQKVERGGKLGWVSPTYLSKNPTNVVVSPAAKSLLTVIVPGTDSPKVSCSGGKVTVEGIAFPATAF from the coding sequence ATGCTGGCAATCGGCGGGTCAGTCAGCCCCGCGCATGCCGACAAGGTGACCCGCACCACGGAGTGCCAGGGCGACTGGCTGCCCGGCACGCCGACGGCCGACGACGTCATGAAGGGCGAGATCTCGCTGGTGGGGCTGCCCCCGTTCAAGCTGGGCAAGAAGATCAACTGGGCTGCGAGCCCGTACGGGAACCGTTCGTGGGAGTTCGTGTTCCAGTCGCTGCGCTGGATGGGCACGCTGGTCGTCGCGTACGAGAACAGCGGTGAGCAGCGCTACCTGGATCGTGCCACCGAGATCGCCAAGGACTGGGTCGCGAACAACCGGCGCGGCGCGCGCGGCACGAAGTCGTACGTGTGGAAGGACCACCCGGTCTCGCTGCGCACGCAGCCGCTGCTCTGCCTGAGCATGCACGTCAAGGAGAGCTGGCTCAAGGACAGCCTGGCCGACCACGCCAAGCTCCTGTCGGACTCGCGGCTCTACAAGAAGGGCCACAACCACGGCATGGACCAGGACATCGCGCTCATGGGCATCGGCTGCCGCTACGGCCGCAAGGACTGGGCGGACCTGGCCTCCCGCCGCCTGACCGGCACGGTGAAGCTCGACGTCGACTCGCAGGGCGCGCTCATGGAGCAGGCGCCCCGCTACGCGGTGTACGTGTACGACCGGCTGCAGGTCGCGATGACCAACATGAAGGCGTGCGGCAGGAAGGTGCCCGGCGAGATCGCCAAACGGGCCGAGGCGCTGAAGGACTTCGTCGCCCACTCGACCATGCCGAACGGCTACATGGTGCCCCTCGGCGACGGCACCGCCGAGACCGAGCCCAAGATCGACACGGGGACACCGAAGCAGGAGGTCAAGGCGTACCGCGCCGGTTACGTCTTCGGCCGCACGGCCTGGGGCAAGCCCGAGTCGGCGTACTACTCGATCAGGTTCGGGCCGGGGCTGAAGTTCCACGGCCACGAGGACCACCTGGGCGTCACGTACTACGCGCAGGGCCGCGACATCCTGGTGGACGGTGGCTTCCACTCGTACGAGAAGAGCTCCTACCGCTACTGGACGCTCTCGCCCGAGGCGCACAACGTGCCGACGGTGGTCGGCGCCCGCTTCCGGCCGCGCACCTCCTCCAAGCTCGTCGGCACGAAGTACGGCAAGGGCCGGCAGTCGTTCAAGCTGACGGACAAGGCGTACGGGGTGAGCCGCACCAGATCGGTGCTGGTGAACCACGGCGAGGACCTGATGGCGGTGCGGGACACGGCGTCGGGCGGCAAGAAGATCCAGAACCTGTGGCGCTTCGACCAGGCGCTCAAGCTGCTCTCCAACGGCGGGGGCAAGGTGGTGCTCGGGGACGGCAAGTTCAAGGTCACGCTGCTGCAGTTCGGGGCGTCGTGCGAACGGGTCGGAGGGCAGAAGGTGGAGCGGGGCGGGAAGCTCGGCTGGGTCTCGCCCACGTACCTGTCGAAGAACCCGACCAATGTGGTGGTGTCGCCGGCGGCGAAGTCCCTGCTGACGGTGATCGTGCCGGGAACGGACTCGCCCAAGGTGTCGTGCTCGGGCGGGAAGGTCACGGTGGAGGGCATCGCCTTCCCCGCCACCGCGTTCTAG
- a CDS encoding class I SAM-dependent methyltransferase, translating into MTLVANVRQEEAWNGEEGRRWADHHPRLDRMAAPANKHLFAAADIGERDRVLDIGCGTGDTTRIAARHAARGCALGIDLSAPMLEIARRLSAEQAIGNITFERGDAQVHPLKDAHFEVAISRAGVMFFDDPVAAFANVRRSLRPKGRLAFVCHRAGNSQTGAISDTLAQHLPAPELEGRLRGVADFTDPTHIRDVLDEAGFMAVATSPVEYLTVLGNDAADAADFLFDVQLAGFFSGAEESATARARAALATALRRYERGGAVRLPASAWIVTAQTE; encoded by the coding sequence GTGACGCTCGTGGCCAACGTCAGGCAGGAGGAGGCGTGGAACGGCGAGGAAGGCAGGCGCTGGGCCGATCACCATCCACGCCTGGATCGCATGGCCGCACCTGCCAACAAGCACCTGTTCGCCGCCGCGGACATCGGCGAGCGTGACCGGGTTCTGGACATCGGCTGCGGCACGGGCGACACCACCCGCATCGCCGCACGTCACGCGGCCCGCGGGTGTGCCCTGGGGATCGACCTGTCGGCTCCGATGCTCGAGATCGCTCGACGCCTCTCCGCGGAGCAAGCCATCGGCAACATCACCTTCGAGCGTGGTGACGCCCAGGTCCACCCGCTCAAGGACGCGCACTTCGAGGTGGCCATCAGCCGCGCCGGGGTCATGTTCTTCGACGACCCCGTCGCCGCGTTCGCCAACGTCAGACGGTCGCTCCGCCCCAAGGGCCGACTGGCGTTCGTGTGTCACCGCGCCGGCAACAGCCAGACCGGAGCGATCTCCGACACGCTGGCCCAGCATCTTCCCGCCCCGGAGCTCGAGGGACGCCTGCGAGGAGTCGCAGACTTCACGGATCCGACGCACATTCGCGACGTGCTCGACGAGGCGGGCTTCATGGCCGTTGCGACGTCCCCCGTGGAGTACCTCACCGTGCTGGGCAACGATGCTGCCGACGCTGCGGACTTCCTGTTCGACGTTCAGCTGGCCGGCTTCTTCTCCGGTGCTGAAGAGAGCGCCACGGCACGAGCCCGGGCCGCGTTGGCGACGGCGTTGCGCCGTTATGAACGCGGCGGCGCCGTACGGCTACCTGCCTCGGCATGGATCGTCACGGCCCAGACCGAGTGA
- a CDS encoding helix-turn-helix domain-containing protein → MGNATGVVALAITAGMPLFELSIACEIFGTNCNEFADPWYELRICAVDPEATQAQNGFVLHAPYDLDALVTAGTVVVPALPSDSVLSGESVDPRLLEALKAAHARGARIVSLCTGAFALAAAGLLDGRRATTHWKYADTLSTRHPRVRVDPDVLYVDEGDVLTSAGRSAGIDLCVHLVRTDFGAEVANRVARRLVVPAHRPGGQAQYIETPVPRTGDDGLAPVLQWAIENMDLRLTVAQMAEHAGLSPRTLVRRFHDATGTTPLRWLQAQRLARVRHLLESTDLSVERISQLCGMGTAGNLRHHFIRSVGVTPREYRHTFPGPSALAQPAVPEPRSRNRSLPHEHGDVPDFAYSPRRRAPARYDRRGSRKSRPWADDGE, encoded by the coding sequence ATGGGAAACGCCACGGGGGTGGTGGCGCTCGCCATCACCGCCGGCATGCCGTTGTTCGAGCTCTCCATCGCCTGCGAGATCTTCGGCACCAACTGCAACGAGTTCGCGGATCCCTGGTACGAGCTCCGGATCTGCGCCGTCGACCCGGAGGCGACGCAGGCCCAGAACGGGTTCGTGCTGCACGCCCCGTACGATCTTGACGCGCTCGTCACCGCCGGCACCGTGGTAGTTCCGGCGTTACCCAGCGACAGCGTGCTGTCGGGCGAGAGCGTCGATCCGCGACTGCTGGAGGCGCTGAAGGCCGCCCACGCTCGCGGAGCACGGATCGTCTCGCTGTGCACCGGCGCCTTCGCCCTGGCGGCGGCCGGGCTGCTGGATGGACGGCGGGCCACCACCCACTGGAAGTACGCCGATACCCTCAGCACCCGGCACCCCCGGGTCCGAGTCGATCCCGATGTCCTGTACGTGGACGAGGGCGATGTACTGACCAGCGCGGGCCGGAGCGCCGGCATCGACCTGTGCGTGCACCTCGTCAGGACCGATTTCGGCGCCGAAGTAGCCAACCGGGTCGCGCGGCGCCTGGTCGTGCCGGCCCATCGTCCCGGCGGGCAGGCGCAGTACATAGAGACGCCGGTCCCGCGCACCGGCGACGACGGGCTGGCTCCTGTCCTGCAGTGGGCGATCGAGAACATGGACCTGCGGCTCACGGTGGCGCAGATGGCCGAGCACGCCGGGCTGAGCCCCCGCACGCTCGTTCGCCGCTTCCACGACGCGACCGGCACCACCCCGCTGCGCTGGCTGCAAGCCCAGCGCCTGGCCCGGGTCCGGCACCTGCTGGAGTCGACGGATCTGTCGGTCGAACGGATCAGCCAGTTGTGCGGCATGGGGACGGCAGGAAACCTGCGCCATCACTTCATCAGGTCGGTCGGCGTGACCCCGAGGGAGTATCGGCACACCTTTCCGGGACCGTCGGCGCTTGCCCAACCGGCTGTCCCGGAACCTCGGTCGCGCAATCGTTCCCTCCCCCACGAGCACGGTGACGTACCGGACTTCGCATACTCCCCGCGTCGTAGAGCGCCGGCCCGCTACGACCGGCGTGGTAGCCGGAAGAGTCGTCCCTGGGCCGACGACGGAGAGTAA
- a CDS encoding MFS transporter produces the protein MNNVTTAASHVRRRPGLAFALTAAVIGLSLGASAMPSPLYKLYAATWHLQTSTVTLIYATYCFGVLASLLIFGRVSDSWGRRPVILLGLLGLLASMVVFMVAGGAPWLFAARAVQGVATGIAISAAGAALLELYEGGDPAKASLYNVVASALGIGIGGLAGAVLVQYAPGPLVTPFILLAALIVLLLLGMLTVPETVTGNARTGFRIAAPGVPRQIIGPFTLAGLGITYTWSMTGIYLGLVGTLAPALLHTRSNLGSGLAILALGATSAVPPLLTQRMAPALQIVWGSITLTGGIVLMAWSLAAETAAGFITASLIIGVGVGFGMFGALRTVGAAAPPDRRAQVMAALYIVAYAAISLPAIAAGFTVRLLGAAHTFEVFGAAIAVVSLFTLVLAVARQRAATRAATTPAGAA, from the coding sequence GTGAACAACGTAACCACTGCCGCTTCGCACGTGAGGCGGCGGCCGGGGCTCGCGTTCGCCCTGACCGCCGCCGTCATCGGGCTCAGCCTGGGCGCGTCAGCCATGCCCTCTCCGCTGTACAAGCTCTACGCGGCCACCTGGCACCTGCAGACGTCCACGGTGACGCTCATCTACGCCACCTACTGCTTCGGCGTGCTCGCCTCATTACTGATCTTCGGCCGGGTCTCCGACTCCTGGGGGCGACGGCCGGTCATTCTGCTCGGCCTGTTGGGGCTGCTCGCCTCGATGGTGGTCTTCATGGTCGCCGGTGGTGCGCCCTGGCTGTTCGCCGCCCGCGCCGTCCAAGGGGTGGCCACCGGCATCGCGATCAGCGCCGCGGGAGCGGCCCTGCTCGAGCTGTATGAGGGCGGCGACCCCGCCAAGGCCAGCCTCTACAACGTCGTCGCCAGCGCCCTGGGCATTGGGATAGGCGGCCTGGCCGGCGCGGTGCTCGTCCAGTACGCGCCCGGCCCGTTGGTCACCCCGTTCATCCTGCTCGCCGCACTGATCGTGCTCCTGCTCCTCGGCATGTTGACGGTGCCGGAGACGGTGACGGGCAACGCGCGCACCGGATTCAGGATCGCGGCGCCGGGTGTGCCGCGGCAGATCATCGGCCCCTTCACGCTCGCGGGCCTCGGGATCACCTATACCTGGTCGATGACCGGCATCTACCTGGGACTTGTCGGAACCCTGGCCCCCGCGCTCCTGCACACCAGGAGCAACCTCGGGTCCGGTCTGGCCATCCTGGCACTGGGCGCCACGTCGGCGGTGCCGCCGCTGCTCACCCAGAGAATGGCCCCGGCCCTTCAGATCGTCTGGGGCTCGATCACGCTCACCGGAGGCATCGTGCTGATGGCGTGGTCCTTGGCCGCCGAAACCGCGGCCGGGTTCATCACGGCCAGCCTGATCATCGGGGTGGGCGTCGGCTTCGGGATGTTCGGCGCACTGCGCACCGTCGGCGCCGCCGCGCCACCCGACCGGAGAGCCCAGGTGATGGCCGCGCTCTACATCGTCGCCTACGCCGCCATCTCGCTGCCCGCCATCGCCGCCGGGTTCACCGTGCGCCTCCTGGGTGCCGCTCACACCTTCGAGGTGTTCGGTGCGGCCATCGCCGTCGTCTCGCTCTTCACGCTGGTTCTGGCCGTGGCCCGGCAGAGGGCCGCGACCAGAGCCGCCACTACTCCCGCCGGCGCCGCATAA
- a CDS encoding ATP-binding protein: protein MNHAEADVALAMLGHGVTADSLETDTLDFKLVADSPKATLNLLADALVCFVNARGGTVVLGVDDKATERGRALRGVPANYSVDLIRKGIFDRTSPPITAFVGERDVDGVRVVLVTVPQGVMPHSNAAGLATRRLGKECLPFPPHQQREVMIARGQVDWSADASSIGIGHLSGVEIERLRRLLEAAGRDHLAGLTDRALLEALRLIAPTGNVTNAGVLLLADESMIADIAPGYGYSYQFRPTSGSEATGRMRGNRPIIAAIQVLTDAIESRREIHPLNLAGGIQLQLTDYPSVAVRELVVNALIHRSYETGGTVDVEHSPERLVITSPGGLVSGVTPSNILTYPSTPRNRLLTETVSILQLAERTGQGVDRAYREMLRIGKEPPLFEDSGTLVRATLAGGIGNDAFVRFISDLPPKAGRDLNVLLAMSLLRHNSGIDAPKLAGVIQRAPAEAQEVLLVMADEYNLIEPTKRTAKKPFPTYRLRSDVLAAMSRSVSYRRRSIDDTDQKVVDHVREYGFVTNQTIRRLFDLHVYAARDLLNSLRERQIIEKIGDARGGTGVKYGPGPKFPKSRS from the coding sequence GTGAATCACGCTGAAGCGGATGTAGCGCTCGCCATGCTCGGGCACGGGGTCACAGCAGACTCCCTGGAAACGGACACGCTGGATTTCAAGCTCGTCGCCGACTCCCCGAAGGCAACGCTCAATCTGCTCGCCGACGCGCTCGTCTGCTTCGTCAACGCACGCGGCGGCACCGTGGTGCTGGGCGTCGACGACAAGGCGACCGAGCGCGGGCGCGCGCTGCGCGGGGTTCCGGCGAATTACTCGGTCGACCTCATACGCAAAGGGATATTCGATCGGACAAGCCCGCCTATCACTGCGTTCGTTGGCGAAAGAGACGTCGACGGCGTACGCGTCGTGCTCGTCACCGTCCCTCAGGGAGTCATGCCGCACAGCAACGCGGCCGGGCTCGCGACGCGTCGGCTTGGAAAGGAGTGCCTTCCATTTCCTCCCCATCAACAACGGGAGGTCATGATCGCACGCGGCCAAGTGGACTGGTCGGCAGATGCTTCCAGCATCGGCATCGGCCACCTGAGTGGTGTCGAGATCGAGCGACTGCGCCGCCTTCTGGAAGCTGCCGGTCGCGATCACCTGGCCGGGCTGACGGATCGGGCGCTTCTTGAGGCCCTCCGGTTGATCGCTCCCACTGGGAACGTCACCAACGCGGGCGTGCTGCTGCTCGCCGACGAATCAATGATCGCCGACATCGCGCCGGGCTACGGATACTCATACCAATTCCGCCCTACATCCGGCAGTGAAGCCACCGGAAGGATGCGGGGAAATCGCCCGATCATCGCGGCGATCCAAGTCCTTACTGATGCCATAGAGAGCCGCAGAGAGATTCATCCGCTCAATCTCGCCGGCGGAATCCAGCTTCAGCTCACCGACTATCCCAGCGTCGCGGTGAGGGAGCTCGTAGTGAACGCCCTGATTCACCGGTCGTACGAGACGGGCGGCACGGTCGATGTCGAGCACTCTCCTGAGCGTTTGGTGATCACAAGCCCCGGAGGCCTGGTGTCAGGAGTAACTCCCTCCAACATCCTCACCTATCCTTCAACGCCCAGGAACCGTCTGCTCACGGAAACGGTCTCCATCCTCCAGTTGGCGGAGAGAACCGGCCAAGGGGTGGACAGGGCCTACCGGGAAATGCTGCGGATCGGCAAGGAGCCGCCGCTGTTCGAGGACAGCGGCACACTGGTGCGGGCCACCCTCGCCGGCGGCATAGGCAACGACGCATTCGTACGCTTCATCAGTGACCTGCCGCCCAAGGCCGGCAGAGACCTCAATGTGCTGCTTGCCATGTCGCTACTGCGCCACAACAGTGGCATCGACGCGCCCAAGCTCGCCGGGGTAATTCAGAGAGCTCCGGCAGAGGCGCAAGAGGTCCTGCTTGTCATGGCTGACGAGTACAACTTGATCGAGCCCACCAAACGAACGGCAAAGAAGCCCTTCCCCACATACCGCCTGAGATCGGATGTGCTTGCGGCAATGTCGAGATCGGTCTCATATCGACGCCGCTCCATCGACGACACCGACCAGAAGGTCGTCGACCATGTGAGAGAGTACGGCTTTGTCACCAACCAGACGATACGCCGGCTCTTCGATCTTCACGTGTACGCCGCTCGCGACCTCCTCAACAGCCTGCGAGAGCGACAGATCATCGAGAAGATAGGCGATGCACGAGGAGGGACAGGGGTCAAATACGGCCCGGGACCGAAGTTCCCCAAAAGTAGATCATGA
- a CDS encoding aldo/keto reductase family oxidoreductase, with translation MSTPSLSLPGGTWTLGDLTVTRFGYGAMQLAGPWVMGPPADRDGALAVLREVVDLGITHIDTSDAYGPRVTNELIREALHPYPESLHIVTKVGATRDEQGGWPPARRPEDLRRQVHDNLKSLRLDVLDLVNLRLGNAEGPQPGSLSEAFETLVELQQEGLIHHLGVSNATAEQVTEAQSIAPIVCVQNMYNLAHRHDDELIDRLATDGVAYVPFFPLGGFTPLQSSALSAVAARLEATPMSVALAWLLQRSPNILLIPGTSSTVHLRENIVGAGLSLAHEDLTELDDISR, from the coding sequence ATGAGCACGCCCTCCCTCTCTCTTCCCGGCGGCACCTGGACTCTGGGTGACCTGACCGTCACCCGGTTCGGTTACGGCGCCATGCAACTGGCCGGTCCATGGGTCATGGGGCCGCCCGCCGATCGCGACGGCGCCCTAGCCGTTCTGCGGGAAGTGGTCGACCTTGGTATCACCCACATCGACACCAGCGACGCCTACGGGCCGCGCGTCACCAACGAGTTGATCCGCGAGGCACTCCACCCTTATCCCGAGTCGCTGCACATCGTGACCAAGGTGGGCGCGACCCGGGACGAACAGGGTGGCTGGCCTCCGGCCCGGCGACCCGAAGATCTGCGCCGCCAGGTCCACGACAACCTCAAGTCCCTTCGGCTCGACGTACTCGACCTGGTCAATCTCCGACTCGGCAACGCCGAAGGTCCCCAGCCCGGCTCGCTCTCCGAGGCGTTCGAGACGCTCGTCGAACTCCAGCAGGAGGGCCTGATCCACCACCTCGGGGTCAGCAACGCCACCGCGGAGCAGGTCACCGAGGCACAGAGCATCGCGCCGATCGTGTGCGTGCAGAACATGTACAACCTCGCCCACCGCCACGACGACGAGCTCATCGACCGGCTCGCCACCGACGGCGTCGCGTACGTGCCCTTCTTCCCCCTCGGGGGCTTTACCCCGCTTCAGTCCTCGGCGCTCTCGGCGGTCGCCGCTCGACTGGAGGCGACACCGATGTCCGTCGCACTGGCCTGGCTGCTGCAGCGATCGCCGAACATCCTGCTCATCCCCGGCACGTCATCGACGGTACACCTGCGCGAGAACATCGTCGGCGCGGGACTCTCCCTCGCTCATGAGGACTTGACCGAGCTGGACGACATCAGCCGCTGA
- a CDS encoding LLM class flavin-dependent oxidoreductase: MKKIGFLSFGHWMSSPYSEVRSASDSLLQAIELAVAAEELGADGAYFRVHHFAHQLGSPFPLLAAVGARTSRIEIGTGVIDMRYENPLYMAEDAGAADLIAGGRLQLGISRGSPEQVIDGWRYFGYEPAEGETEADMARRHAEVFLKVLDGEGFAQPNPRPMFPNPPGLLRVEPHSEGLRDRIWWGSSSNATAKWAAGLGMHLMSSTLKDDENGKPFHVQQAEQIAAYRQAWKEAGHEGEPRVSVSRSIMPIVTDTDRAYFGQERASSDQIGFIDATTRAIFGRTYAAEPDVLVKELAADEAIAAADTLLLTVPSQLGVDYNAHLLASVLNHVAPALGWR, from the coding sequence GTGAAAAAGATCGGGTTCCTCAGCTTCGGGCACTGGATGTCTTCGCCGTACTCGGAAGTGCGCAGCGCGTCCGACAGCCTGCTGCAGGCGATCGAGTTGGCCGTGGCCGCCGAGGAACTCGGCGCCGACGGCGCCTACTTCCGGGTCCACCACTTCGCCCACCAGCTCGGGAGCCCGTTCCCGCTGCTGGCGGCCGTCGGCGCGAGAACGAGCCGGATCGAGATCGGCACAGGCGTCATCGACATGCGGTACGAGAACCCCCTCTACATGGCCGAGGACGCCGGTGCGGCCGACCTCATCGCGGGCGGCCGGCTGCAGCTCGGCATCAGCCGCGGGTCACCGGAGCAGGTGATCGACGGCTGGCGCTACTTCGGCTACGAGCCGGCCGAGGGTGAAACCGAGGCGGACATGGCGCGCAGGCACGCGGAAGTCTTCCTCAAGGTGCTCGACGGTGAGGGTTTCGCCCAGCCCAACCCGCGGCCGATGTTCCCCAACCCGCCCGGGCTTCTGCGTGTCGAGCCGCATTCGGAAGGGCTGCGGGACCGGATCTGGTGGGGTTCCAGCTCGAACGCGACCGCGAAGTGGGCTGCCGGGCTGGGCATGCACCTGATGAGCTCCACCCTGAAGGACGACGAGAACGGCAAGCCGTTTCATGTGCAGCAGGCCGAGCAGATCGCGGCCTACCGGCAGGCCTGGAAAGAGGCCGGTCACGAGGGCGAGCCACGGGTTTCGGTGAGCCGCTCGATCATGCCGATCGTCACCGACACGGACCGCGCGTACTTCGGTCAGGAAAGGGCGAGCTCTGACCAGATCGGCTTCATCGACGCCACCACCAGGGCCATCTTCGGGCGCACGTACGCCGCCGAGCCCGACGTACTCGTCAAGGAACTGGCCGCCGACGAGGCGATCGCGGCGGCCGACACGCTGCTGCTGACGGTTCCCAGCCAGCTCGGCGTGGACTACAACGCCCATCTCCTCGCATCGGTCCTGAACCACGTCGCTCCCGCGCTCGGCTGGCGTTGA